The Mobula birostris isolate sMobBir1 unplaced genomic scaffold, sMobBir1.hap1 scaffold_2789, whole genome shotgun sequence genome contains a region encoding:
- the ndufaf3 gene encoding NADH dehydrogenase [ubiquinone] 1 alpha subcomplex assembly factor 3, with protein QLRTCRRFVGRPLSRGHRTTPADDELYQRTTVSALERESRDSLFIDSYSQQGFTIGGNRVLGPCALIPRALLYWDVQSYKDISADSLALFYLLEPKIEILVLGLGECVQRLDPEVRAFMKTKGVALEILDTPNACATFNFLLSERPHVAAALIPPKNIPTDK; from the exons GCCATTGTCCCGTGGTCACCGGACGACTCCAGCAGATGACGAGCTGTACCAGCGGACCACAGTCAGTGCCCTGGAGCGGGAGTCCCGGGACTCACTCTTCATCGACTCGTACAGCCAGCAGGGCTTCACTATCGGTGGCAACCGGGTACTGGGCCCCTGTGCCCTGATCCCACGCGCCCTCCTGTACTGGGAT GTTCAGAGCTACAAAGACATAAGTGCAGACAGTCTGGCCTTGTTCTACTTACTGGAACCCAAAATAG AGATTCTGGTGCTGGGTTTGGGAGAGTGCGTCCAGAGGCTGGATCCCGAGGTACGGGCGTTCATGAAAACCAAGGGGGTTGCTCTGGAGATACTGGACACG CCGAATGCCTGTGCCACCTTTAACTTCCTGCTGAGTGAACGACCGCACGTAGCAGCCGCCTTGATTCCTCCAAAAAACATCCCCACCGACAAGTAA